The window GCTAATCTAAACACAAAATAGTAACTTGACTTTGTCTTTTTTTTAAACTAACTTCGTTTAACTTCGAATAAAACTCAGTAAAACGGAATCTTATTTGTTATGCGCTACAAGCTATTATGAAACAAAAACTATTAATACTCTTATTACTATTTATAACTATAGCTTCTAATGCTCAAAAGTTAGAGAATTGTTCAGAATGCTCTTCTATCAAATATTCTGAATCAAACATAATAACTAATGAATTGTTTGAACTTAAATTATTGAGAAATGAAATTTTTGCAAGACATAATTTCTCTTTTAAAAACGAAAGGTTAGAAGAATATTTCTTTAACTATGATTGGTATAAACCTGATTATAAAAATCCAGTAACACAAGTAAATTTAAACGCCATAGAACAATTTAATGTTACACTTTTTAAGAGGAAAGAAGAAGAAATAAAAAGAAACAGAGAATTACTACTTACTGAACTAGGAAAATTAAAAATTGCAATAAAAGAAAACGACAACTCTTTTATTAGTGATTTTACAAACGGTGTTATAAAAAATGACAACAAATCTTTACTAAAAAAAATAAACTCTATTCTTGAATTAATCGATATAGAGAATATAAATTGGCACAAAGGTCAAGCTAAATATGAAATATTGATTGATAATGGATTTTCAATTTCTTCTCAAGGGATATATATCAAGGGAAATTCAATAACCATAATGAGCACAGACCCTATGACGCACTCTGATTTAATGAAAAATGATGCTGCTTTTAAATATCCAAGTGACTATTATTCTGAGTTTGAAAACTCAAGTGGAGTTGAAATTATATTTAAAAATGGTAAGTTAATTGTAGTAAGTCTGATTTTTGCGGGATAAAAAACAAGCTGTAACACGATATAAAAACCCAGGACCGATTAGGTTAACTTCAAAGTCCTATGTTTATTTACAAAGTCCACTAAATATCAAATTTGACGTTTAAATGAGACAGTGTCCAAAATATTTATCGTTTACTAAGTTATAAATCGAAACGATAGCGCTCATCTCCTATCTTACATTTTTCACACTATATGTTACGCCCAATTAAAAGAGAGCAACTTCCTCAAAAAAGTTGATTAAATTAACTAGACGTTTTTATTTCATAACTATGAAAACAGAAAAGAACAATTATTACTAATTGCTCTTTTAATTAACTTCTAAGTCAAAAAATTATATAAATTATAAACTTCACTATTAATCTACTCCTACCATTGTGGGATGCCCAGAATTGTAATCGACGTAATGATTCCCATTTCTAGGTGTTGAACAGTGATAGGTATCATCTGAAACATCTTTAAAAGTAAATCCCCAACCACTCTGATTTGCAAAATGCAATCTATAAGTATATATAAAACCATTATCTTTATTAACATAGCCACCGACAATACCATTCTTAATAGCAGCTCTTGATGTATTACTTCCACCATCAGGCACCCAGTTTATGTCTTTAAAACTTGCCAAGTCTCTATTTTGATATGTTTTCACAGCATTTGTTAGCTCTTCTTCTATATTATCTAATGTGTAACCTGAATCTTTAGGATAACCAACCTCATATTTATTTCCTGAGTCATTCATAAATTCTACAACTACATATTCATCTGTTTCTTTAATATTTTTCATTTGTTTTTAGTTTTAATTTCCTACTCTATTAAATAAAGGCTTTTCAGATTCCACCTTTACCACTAAAAGAAAAAATAGTAGCTACTCAATCGAATATTTTTCTTTTAATTACATTATAAATGTATAATGATATTGGATTACTTTTTAGAGTATAAATACCTGATTTAAAAAAATGTATTTATACTTAAACCTACTATTTCATATCATTGGACAATTCAGAATTAAGAATTAAGAAATTGAATTATGAAAGCATATCATTAGTGTTTGATATTTGTAAATGAATGTAAGCATCTTAGCTATAAAAGAAAAAAGAGCATAACAAAAGATAAACTACTATAGCGGTTTAATGCTTTCATTCCAGTTTTGTATCTTTATCAAAGCGCAATGACTAGTCGAAACATTAAAGCTTTTAATCTCAAAAAAAATCATTAAACAAAACCCTAAATATCGAATCCACTCAAAAAGCAAAGCAAAAAAGTTAAAATGAAACAAACAACACTTATAATCACAACTTTCCTATGTCTTACTTTTTGTTTTTCTCAAACGCAAAAAGAGGTCATTAATGGCATAGAATTTAAAATTGTTACTGTTTCAGTGGATGAAGATCAGCAAACTGACTTTATTGAATTATACAGAAATGATAAAAAACTATTACAGCATACGCTATATGAAAGTGATGGTGACTGTAGTAGTGAAAATATTGAATTAGGAGCCTATAAAATTATAGATAACAGGTTGATATTCTATTCCTATTGGGCAAGTGCAGATAGAATGATGAAAAACATCTATCCGTATGGTTTTAGAAAACAGATATATTACGTCACCCCAAAAGGCTCTGTAAGTTTAGAAAGCTCACAGCTTTATATCGAAGCATATGTAGACGAATGGAATGTACACCAAGGCATGCAATACTTAAACAACAAACCAAAAACGAACGAAGAAAAAGCATATCTAAAGGACTACATCTTAAAAGCAGAACAAATGTATGATGGTCATTTTGTTATTGGAGAAAACAAATCTATATTAGAAAATGAAATCCGACAAACACTAGCTGAAGCTATTACCGAAAACACAAAATATTGGAAAGCTGTTTATGGCGACAATTGCAAAATGTAAAACACTACCAACTAGGCACGCTTTAAAATATATCATCATATACACTGGTATTCTTAATCACTTTTTGTGTCAATATTATCTAACTTTAAGTTTTATATTTTATTATTCTCAAGTGTTTTTTGATCGTTAAACATGATAGTAGTCAAATGTTATTTATAAACAAAAAGGATTGCAAGTCATCAAAAACCATTTATTTTTGAGCCATTATTGTTTTATATTTACATCTTATCTAAATACAAAAAGATGTTAAAAACTCCGGTTATACACCCTACAATTATGGAAGCGTTGGCGCGCTCAGGTCACTTTGCTCAAGTAGTCATTGCTGATGGTAATTTACCTGTTGGCGCTATGACAGGCCCAAACTCGACAACAGTACACCTCAACTTCCGTCCTGGATTATTAGATGCCCTTACAGTACTTGAAGGTCTATTAGAAGTTTGCCCTTTTCAAGCTGCTATTGTTATGGAAAAGCCGGCTGAAGCGAATGCAGATATACATGACGCTTATAAAAAATTACTTGGAGACGTGACATGGGATGAAATGGAACGTTGGGCATTTTACGATAAAATTAAAGCACCTGAGACCACTTTAATTATTCAAACGGGCGAGCAACGTCGTTTTGCTAATTTGATTTTAACGGTCGGTGTTGTAAAAATGGCAGAGGAAAGCGGTTTTTAAGAAAACCCCATTACTAATTCTCGCTTTACATAACTACAGATCAAAATACTGACACTAAACGAAACCCTATAACACCCCCAATCCCAAGACTATGCAAGACCAATTAAAAATATTTAAGATCATCCACTTATCATTAGTAGTAGGTTTAATAGTCGCCTATTTTTTCTTAGGTAATTTATCAGATTTAAGTCAATTAAAACGACCTACATTAGATAATGACAGCATGCTGTATGTAATACTACCGGTCGCTGCTTTTTTAATCAGCAATCTGATGTTTAGACTGTTGGTTTCTAAAATTGACAACACACTTAGTTTAAAAGAGAAAATAGTCCCTTACCAAAGCGCATCGATTGTACGCTATGCTATTATTGAAGGTACTGCTTTTTTGATTTTAATTATAAAGCCTGACTTTATCATTTTTGGAATCCTTCTTATTGTGTATTTAGCACTTTTAATGCCAACGGAGCAACGTATTAAAAAGGATTTAAAGCATTTAGATTAAGATTGCAACCCTAAAACAAGCTCAGGATTTATGGTGTTTGATTTATAAAATTCTAAAGTATTTAGACTACACACTCCTGGATAATCTCCAGTATTATTTTGTATATCTATTATAATCTGAAAATGTAAATGCGGGGCATAATCTCCGTTAACAGACGCTTCTCCTAAATACGCTATCGTTTCGCCTTGAGCGACAGTATTACCCACTTTTAACCCCTCTAAAGAAGCTAAACTTAAATGCCCATACAATGTATAAAAGCTATGGTTATTGATGTTATGTTCTAAAATTATAGCTGGACCATAATCCCCAAAATTAGTATTGTTTTTAAAACTATGGATCGTCCCCTCAAAACAAGCCAATACAGGAGTTTCTGCTGGACACCATAAATCTAAACCTAAATGGATGTTACGTTGTTCTGTTTCGCTTTGCGAAGAAAAATAAGTACTTCTGTTATATAAGTTTCGTTGTTCTAAATACCCGCCAAAAGCGACTTGCTTGTTTTGACTGTTAAGATAATTAGTAACGTAGTGCTCCCAAGCTTTGGAAGAAGAAATATCAAACGTCTCTAAATCTAGATTAGCTTTAGATAAATCAATAGCAATATAATCCGTTTTTGGAATAGTCGCATCGATGACGTTTAAGTCTTGCTTGGATAACTGACTTAAGATTATAGAACGTGTCTTTGAATTCATTTATAATCAAAATTGAACTCAAATTTAAATAATTTATTTAGCAATTACATTACTAAATTTTGCATTTATAACAATTGTTTTACTGGTATTACTATTATTATTTGGATAATTTTTAATGGTTTTATTAGACGCTGTCACGTTGTTAAATTTAGACCGATTACCACTGTAAAATAAGTTATAATCGGTATCTGGCAACTTTAATTTAGCATCACTATTTTCTAAAATAATGTTTAGATTATTAAAATCTGAAGCGATTGTATTAACTAACAAATCTCCAAAACTCCCATTAATTACAGAGTTACCTGACAAGGTATTAACTTCCACATCAGACGATACTGCATTTAATATTAAATTATTAGCATTCGCGATTATAGCATCATCTACATAATTTAATTTTAACTCGCCAGACCTCCAATCTTTAATAGCCACTTTTGCATAAGACACATTAATGGAGGTGTTACCTCCAGTAATGTGATTTGCTATAAACGATCCATGAGAAATAGTACCATTGGCATTTTCTAGGACATTAGCTAGCTTTAATTCGCCATGTCTAACGTTTAATTTCAATTTAGCTTTTTTAGGCATTTTTATAATAATGGTCTTTGTGGTATTATAATCAATAGCTTTAAAAAGTTTATTGCTTTTTTGGTTTCCATTGGCGCCATCACTCTCAAATTGCGCTTGCATTTTACGTTCAAACTCTTCGCCAAAACGTTTTCCCCAAGCTTCTAACTTAGGCCCTACCTCTTTTTCAAAACGTTTGCCCCAAGCTTCTAATTTTGGTGCAATCTCGGATTCAAACTTTTTTTCAAAATTCTCTCCCCATTCTTCCATGCTGTCCTCAAAATCTTCATCAAAAACGTCTTCCAAAACATTTCCTATTTGTTTGCCTAAGTTTTCTCCCCAAGCGTCCATCTTTTTTTCAAACTTATCAATATCTTCTTGTTTGATACTTTTAGCCCAAGTACGCATGTCTTGCTCATACGCTGCCCCGTATTCTTTACGATACTTTTTACTCCATGTATCTAAATAAGATTCGCCTTCTTTTTTATACCTATCATAATCAAAATCGAAATTATAATTTCCGTCTGGAGACTTCGGAATACGCAAAGCACTTAACCCTTCAGGTAATCCTTCTAAAAGATCCAATTTTTCAATACCTTCTAATAACGGTGTTATATTAATATCTAATAATTCAGGAAGACTAGATAATACAGCAATCGATTCTTCATCTAAAATACCAAGGCTCATATCGTCAGACCAAACACCTCTAGACCCTTTTGATGCAATAGTTATATAGTCGGAATCGCCTGTTAAAGACACCTCCCAATTATCTAAAGCTTTTTGCATCTCTGCTTTGGACAGGGTTTTACTTTCTATAAAAGCCTCGACCTCAATATAATCGTTGTTCCAAGTTTCTACAATAATATTAGTATGACTAGTATCTAGGTTTACAACAACGTCTTTATCCGCTCTTACAGATTGGTCAATTTTACTCAACTTTTGTTGCGCTGTAACACTTACGGTAACTAGCAAAAGGACTAATTTTAAATATATATTTTTAAATAGTTTCATTTGTATTGGTTTTAATGAAAATTATAATTCGCCTGCAAAATGTATCAGGTTTATAATTGCTCTAGTTTTACGCTTACCCTTGAGATGCGTTTAATGTACTTAACTCTTTTAGTTGTTCTTTAAGACGGTGCATCAAGTTTAAACGAAATTTCAAATTTTGGATTAATGCATTTACCGTATGCTCATCAGGACCATTTTCGGTCAACTCTTTTGACAAGCTTTTATATTCTACATTTAATTCTTCTAACTTCAAAACATAGCCATCAAACAACTCTTTGTTGTCTGGTGTCAATTTTAACTTAGACAATTCTAAATTAATATTGGCGACATAATAATCTTCAACCTTTTTTAAATCCGGAGAGATATCTCCAAGTGTCATGGTCTTTTCATCAGGACTAGTGTCCGGTTTTGGCATATCAGTATCAACAACTTGTGTTGGTGTCACTTCTTTGTTAAAAAGTGTGTAACTACCAAATCCTAAACCAACGACTAATAGCACGCTAGCTGCAATATTTAAAAACGACCATCTGGATTGCTTTTTTTGTGGCAATTCTTGATTTAATCTTTCTAAAAACTTAGCCTCATGCCCTTTGGACAGTTGCTGAGTCATTGCTTTTTTATCGTCGTTAAAAAGCGTTCTAATATCTTTCGCCATAATGGGTATGTTTTAAAAGGTCTTGCAATTTTACTTTTCCTCTGGATAATTGTGTACGCGATGCTATTGCTGTAATATTTAGGATTTCAGAAATTTCTTGATGATCATAACCCTCAATTAAATACAGCATTACCACGTATTTATATTTTTCCGGAAGATTGTTAATGGCTTGCTTAATATCGTTTAAAGTTGTACTATCTTCTACTAACCATTTGTCATTTGTGTCCGTATCAATGACTTTCAGATGCACCTCATCTAATTCAACTAAACGTTGTTTTTTAGATTTTAAGTAATCAATACTTTTATTAATGACAATACGTTTTAACCAAGCCCCAAAAGTGACATCGCCTTTAAATTGATGTAGTTTAGCAAACGCTTTAATAAACGCGTCTTGGACGACATCTTCTGCTTCGGCTGTGTGGTTTACAAACCGCAAAGCGACATGATACATAGCATCGCAATATTGCTGATACACCTGTAATTGGGCTTTTCGGTTGTTTTGTTTACACAACTCAATGTTATCTAAAGTAACGACTTTCACGTGTTGGTTTTTGGTTAGTGTTCAGCTTAAAGACGACACAAAAAAAGGAGTGTTGCAAAAAAGATTGGTTTTTTTTTCAATTTAGCATATTAATTTAGAATAATTTAAGGTTTATCCTTCTGTAAGTACTAAATTTTCAGTTAATTTTGTGTCTCTATTATTTACACTTTTCAAGTAAAACATAAATGAAAAAATTTATATATCTATTAATTATAGTCGCTATTGGAGTTTTAGGCTACCAATTTTTTACTAAAACAGGTTTATTTAATCAACCTTTAAGTCCAAAAGATACTGCGGGAATTAAAATAAATGATTTAACTGTCAGAGTAGTCTACAACAGACCCTCAAAACGAAATAGAGACGTGTTTGGCGCTTTAGTCCCTTTTGATAAAGTATGGCGTACAGGAGCAAACGAAGCTACTACTTTTGAAACTAATCATGATTTATCTGTAAAAGGTGTTACATTACCTAAAGGAAAATATACGCTTTGGACGGTACCACAGGCAGACCATTGGAAAGTGATGTTTAATTCTAAACAATATGATTGGGGAGTTAACGAAAAAATGGAACCGAACTGGGATCCTAATTTTGATGTCGTAGAAGTAGAAGTGCCTGCTCAAAAATTAGATAAAACCGTTGAACAATTTACGGTAGCCTTTGATAATTCTACAGACGATTTAAAAATGACGATGGCTTGGGATAATGTAAAAATAGAAGTCCCGCTTAAGGACTAATATTGATCTCAGTTATTTATAATTAAACTCGTTTTCGCTTACGCGGAAATTAAAAGCAACCATGTCCAATAAAAAAACAGCATTATCAGAAACTGAAGGCGTTTCTTCTCCAGAAATGACCAATGCCGCTGCTGTTTTAAAACTAAAAGCCAAACGTAGATTACAACGGACCACTAAAGATTTAGTCAGCGCGATTTTAAACGGAAACATTACCGCTTTAAGTCAAGCCATTACTTTAGTAGAAAGCAAAAACCCAAAACATACCACCCAAGCTAATGCTATAATTAAAGCTTGCTTACCACATGCCAACCAATCGACTCGAATTGGTATTACTGGTGTGCCTGGTGTTGGAAAAAGCACCTTTATTGAAGCTTTTGGAACCTATCTAACTACTTTAAACAAAAAAGTGGCAGTCTTAGCTGTCGATCCAAGTAGTAGCATAACAAAAGGGAGTATTCTGGGTGACAAAACCAGAATGGAAGATTTGGTTAAAAACAACAATGCGTTTATACGTCCATCCGCTTCTGGAACCTCACTTGGTGGTGTGGCTAGAAAAACAAGAGAAACGATTATCCTTTGTGAAGCTGCTGGTTTTGATATGGTAATTATTGAAACCGTAGGTGTTGGACAAAGTGAAACCGCTGTACATAGTATGGTTGACTTTTTTCTGCTTTTAAAACTAGCAGGTGCCGGAGACGAATTGCAAGGTATTAAACGTGGTATTATTGAAATGGCAGATGCCATAGCCATTAACAAAGCAGATGGAGATAATGTAAAACGTGCTAAATTAGCTAAAGTCGAGTTTAACCGTGCCTTACATATGTATCCAATAAAAGACTCGGATTGGCAACCTAAAGTCAGTTTATGTAGTGCTTTGACTAACGAGGGCATTTCTGATATCTGGAATGTTATTTCGGATTACATCACCCTAACCAAACAAAACAACTACTTTAATACCAAACGTACTGAACAAAATAAATTTTGGTTATTGCAAACCATTGAAGAACAACTTAAAAGTGTCTTTTTTAATAATCCTGACATTAAAATAGAACTAAATAAACAATTAGCGTTGATTGAAGCTAATCAAACCACGCCTTTTGCTGCAGCAGATTATTTGTTGGGATTGGGGTAATTTGTACTTGGTAAATTAGACGTTTGATTTTGTCATTTGAATCCTATAACTTCGTTTGACTTTAGATAATTTTATCCCAGGAATTGAAATAATCACTATACCATAATTAACTGAAGAGACAAGAATAAGAAAGGTTATCTTGTAAACTATTCTACATAAAGCTACCGCAAACTAACTTTTAAATAATTATGAAGATTTTATTATTATTTCCTCTTATATTACTTACAAATTGTACGCAAAAAAAGAAAATTGAGTCAGAAAAAACATTTGCTGTAGATTACGGAATTCAAGCCTTTTCTAAACTTCATAAAGAAAACGACTTGATAATAACTACATTTAAAAAGTGTTTTAACTCATATACATATCTTGATTATGCGCAATACTGGCAAGAATCAGATACTTTAATTTTCAAACGTCCATTCGATGATTTATGGCTGTCGATAGAGGATTATTACCCAGC is drawn from Psychroserpens sp. NJDZ02 and contains these coding sequences:
- a CDS encoding YARHG domain-containing protein codes for the protein MKQKLLILLLLFITIASNAQKLENCSECSSIKYSESNIITNELFELKLLRNEIFARHNFSFKNERLEEYFFNYDWYKPDYKNPVTQVNLNAIEQFNVTLFKRKEEEIKRNRELLLTELGKLKIAIKENDNSFISDFTNGVIKNDNKSLLKKINSILELIDIENINWHKGQAKYEILIDNGFSISSQGIYIKGNSITIMSTDPMTHSDLMKNDAAFKYPSDYYSEFENSSGVEIIFKNGKLIVVSLIFAG
- a CDS encoding RbsD/FucU domain-containing protein, giving the protein MLKTPVIHPTIMEALARSGHFAQVVIADGNLPVGAMTGPNSTTVHLNFRPGLLDALTVLEGLLEVCPFQAAIVMEKPAEANADIHDAYKKLLGDVTWDEMERWAFYDKIKAPETTLIIQTGEQRRFANLILTVGVVKMAEESGF
- a CDS encoding MFS transporter; this translates as MQDQLKIFKIIHLSLVVGLIVAYFFLGNLSDLSQLKRPTLDNDSMLYVILPVAAFLISNLMFRLLVSKIDNTLSLKEKIVPYQSASIVRYAIIEGTAFLILIIKPDFIIFGILLIVYLALLMPTEQRIKKDLKHLD
- a CDS encoding peptidoglycan DD-metalloendopeptidase family protein; amino-acid sequence: MNSKTRSIILSQLSKQDLNVIDATIPKTDYIAIDLSKANLDLETFDISSSKAWEHYVTNYLNSQNKQVAFGGYLEQRNLYNRSTYFSSQSETEQRNIHLGLDLWCPAETPVLACFEGTIHSFKNNTNFGDYGPAIILEHNINNHSFYTLYGHLSLASLEGLKVGNTVAQGETIAYLGEASVNGDYAPHLHFQIIIDIQNNTGDYPGVCSLNTLEFYKSNTINPELVLGLQS
- a CDS encoding RNA polymerase sigma factor — encoded protein: MKVVTLDNIELCKQNNRKAQLQVYQQYCDAMYHVALRFVNHTAEAEDVVQDAFIKAFAKLHQFKGDVTFGAWLKRIVINKSIDYLKSKKQRLVELDEVHLKVIDTDTNDKWLVEDSTTLNDIKQAINNLPEKYKYVVMLYLIEGYDHQEISEILNITAIASRTQLSRGKVKLQDLLKHTHYGERY
- a CDS encoding DUF2911 domain-containing protein: MKKFIYLLIIVAIGVLGYQFFTKTGLFNQPLSPKDTAGIKINDLTVRVVYNRPSKRNRDVFGALVPFDKVWRTGANEATTFETNHDLSVKGVTLPKGKYTLWTVPQADHWKVMFNSKQYDWGVNEKMEPNWDPNFDVVEVEVPAQKLDKTVEQFTVAFDNSTDDLKMTMAWDNVKIEVPLKD
- the meaB gene encoding methylmalonyl Co-A mutase-associated GTPase MeaB; amino-acid sequence: MSNKKTALSETEGVSSPEMTNAAAVLKLKAKRRLQRTTKDLVSAILNGNITALSQAITLVESKNPKHTTQANAIIKACLPHANQSTRIGITGVPGVGKSTFIEAFGTYLTTLNKKVAVLAVDPSSSITKGSILGDKTRMEDLVKNNNAFIRPSASGTSLGGVARKTRETIILCEAAGFDMVIIETVGVGQSETAVHSMVDFFLLLKLAGAGDELQGIKRGIIEMADAIAINKADGDNVKRAKLAKVEFNRALHMYPIKDSDWQPKVSLCSALTNEGISDIWNVISDYITLTKQNNYFNTKRTEQNKFWLLQTIEEQLKSVFFNNPDIKIELNKQLALIEANQTTPFAAADYLLGLG